The following DNA comes from Lepidochelys kempii isolate rLepKem1 chromosome 9, rLepKem1.hap2, whole genome shotgun sequence.
GCTGAACACAAGGTACATTTCCCAGGGGCCGACATGCAAATGCTCTGTTAACGTGCACTAGAATAGAGCTGCACTAGTGCCACCAGCAAGCAATGAAGCAGCCAAGCAATGCAGCTGTGCTGGGAATCTCTtttctggggctgggggagggcagctCGGCCCCTGCTGCCATTTTGTGCTACAGCAGCGTCACTCTGCACTCTCTCTGGCACCctacagtaaaaaacaaacaaggaaagcaaaaattaaaacaaaccaaaaaaaaaaaaatgtccagccTTCTTTATACATTGTATGGAGATTTAAAAGGGCCATACTACCAATCTTGTAAAcatcctttgcaggtcacctttaaaattGCTAAAAAGAGTggatgtggggagaagaggagagatgAAGGAGCAAGttcagcattgccaaccccaatcATTCAAAACCCATGAGACAGGCCACCAAACTCAgaatttggctttaaaatcatgagaagTTAAACAGTCAATGTTGGGTTCTTTgcatttgccttctggtgtctgatcttagagctagaaacttactttcaAAAAAAGGCAAACTGGTTTGATTCTGGCATGTTCACATGACTCCAAgtgctgggactttaagaaaaaacaaatcctGTGTGACTGATAATGCAATCGGGAGAGCTGGCAGCACTATTGTGTGCCCCCTCTACTCTACAACAGGGTGAGCGAGTAGTGTGCAGAAGCTTGCGCAGCTTCAGGCTGAGCTGAATGCGCATGCCACTGATAGGAGgcctgggcctcctctcctggTGTAGTGAATGCCACCTGTCTGAGCCCCTCCTCTCACACCTCTCCATGTCATAGCCGTGCGGCAGGTCCTGCTGCAGGGCCAGGCTCTGGAAGATCCTGGCATAGCTGCTGTGTGCCTGGTTGGCtaagaacacaggaattgccagggTGGCTCAGCCCCAAGGTCCACCTGggcttcacagaatcatagaatcatagactatcagggttggaagggacctcaggaggtcatctagtccaaccccctgctcaaggcaggaccaatccccaatttttgccccagatccctaaacggcctcctcaaggattgaactcacaaccctgggtttagcaggccaatgctcaaaccacccaAAGCAGCTGGTGGATCATCTCCCCGCCCAGCAAAGATCTCATCCGAACCCTTAACCGAGACTGGCGTAACCCTGCCTACATTACAGGGAATTATCCCCTGGCCGGATCACAGTTCGCAGGGTCCTAACGGGACCCAGCCGGAGACGCCTCCCACTCCCAGAACTCCCGTCCACGTTTTGGGACGGGCTCGGAGAGCCAGGCCATGTGCTAGTAGCGATCGCGGCGGGTATAAAGAGGGACAGCGCAGCCCGGGTCCGTAGCAGGGCAGAACGGCGCGGTAGTTGGCCCGGGCCGGGGCCTGGCTGCGGAGGCTGCCCTGTTAGCAAGGGGGCGGCGGGCACCGCCGCAGGTCGCTGTGAAGTCACTGCGGAGCAGCCGCCCCATGGGGAGCGGGGTGTGCCGGCGGGGACGCGTCTGAGTTGGCCGGGAGCTGCCGAGAGGTGAGAGCGGGGGACGCTCCAGCCGGCCGCTCTTGGGGCGTAGCGGGCGCTGGGCACCCTCCCCGGGCAGGGCGGGTCGCCGGGCAGCGCAGTAACTTGTGCAACTTCCTCTGTCGGCACACGCCGGCTGGGCTCGGGCGCGTGCGAGCCGGGGGCAGAAATTCGGGGCGCCCCCGGGCTTCTGCAGCGGCCCCCCGTGCACACCGCGGCCGCGCTGCTGGCCGGTCCTGCGGGCCTCCTAGCTGCAGCGCTGGGGCTCGAGCCCCGCGCGCCCGCCCGGCACGTGGTGGGCGGACCCCGGGCCCGATGCTGGGAACCCCCCGCTCCCGGATCGGGCCCGCAGCAGGGTCCCGGGGAGCCGCTTAGCCGGGCTCGGGCCAGGCGGGGACGAAGGGGGCGGCCGCCGGGTACCTCccagccgggggcgggggaaagCTGCGCGGTCTGTGGGGCACGGGGCCGAGGTGCGCTCCGGGCCATGGCTGTGCTGACGGGCCCCAGCTCGGCCGGCTTGTGAATCCGTTTGCGGCTGGAAGGTGGGGGGAGATGCCAGTGCTGGGGGATCCCGGGGTCTCCCCGGCCCGGCAGGCTgtgggcactagggggcgctctccATCCTGGCCTGGTGGTGGagccggctggggctggggctggggctggggccccgGATCTGGGTGTatgttcctccttcccccaccccacccccgttaACTGTCACTGCACGTGCAAGTGGCACAGTGGCTTGCCACCACCTGCTGATCCAGTGTGAACCCTGCACTCCCTGGCCTGGGAGTGCTTAGCGAGCAgcctcctgtgaggtaggaaaatgGGTATTGCCTTTCCCAGGTGGGGAAACTGCCACAGACAGGTGGCATGGCTCATCCAGGCAAGTCAGTAGCAGTGCTAGCCCAGGTGACCCATCCGAGCTAAAAGTGACCCCATTGCCTGATTTAGTGATAACTGCTGCACTGGCTCTTTCATCTCACTCTGCTGTAATCATCCCCTGGTCTGAAACTGCTCTAGCCTTGGCTTTCAACACCACTTCGATACTGTGGAGAGGGGCTCTTCGGGGGTGCTGTCGGACACCTCCTTATATTTAGGCTGGTTACAAGAGACCTTTCCTATAACAAGTATGGTTGGCTTGGCAGGGAGGAGTGTGGGGTGATTATAGCTTCCTGTGTCATGGGTGTCACCGCTGCCCTCTACTGGGTGCACTCAGAATGGCCTAGCTGTGTGTACTAGACCCTGTACAGCTAATAGTGACTCTCCTCTTGTTTGTGCTCTTGGGAGAGGAGGGCCTGTTCTGTGCCTGTTGTTGGTGAGGAGTATGGGCATGACAGCACTCTAGCAAAACTGTGGGAAAGGACTGAGCTCTTCCTGGCTCCTCCCACTGCTGACTCCCATCCACCCCAGCACTTGAGTTGTACTTGTGCTCTGGCCCCGCCTGACAGTCCCAAGCTGGTATTCCAGTGGGGCCTGGGACTCTGAAATCCCAGCTGGGCTCTACGCCTTCAGCCTGAATTTCCTTGTTGCTCAGTGGGGTTTTATAGTGTCTCTTCAGAACATGAAAATCTcccaaaaagcagcagcagaggctaAAACTGGACCAATTCCATTCCCCTGCACTGTCCTGTCTAAGCTAGAGCTTTGGGAGGTGTTAGCACATGTTGGCTAACACCTTCTAAGGCCCTGCCTTTCCAGCCATTCCCTCTGAGAGGGGGATGGGTTGTCTGAgcccccagagttcaaactgaaACTCAAGTCCGCTTAACGGCCCACTGGCCATCTGTTCaattcttctctcctcccccgctgcccccaaTTCCCCACCCGCATGCTGCAGCATTCCTGGAGGAAGCATTACTTAACTACCCACAACACTTGTACAGTGCCAGCATCTTCTACGAACAGTTTAACAAGGTCCTTCCTGAGAGGGGTGGGGATTGACCTCTAAGGAAAATGTTATTTGGGGGCCTAACTAGATCTGAAGCTGTCCTCTTttcccacctctcctctgctgtgAGGAGTGTGCTGTGGACAGAGTGGgccagcagcagtgccacatggATGGACTTTGCATTTTAAGTGGTGATGACCATCAAGCTTTAAAGCTTAAACCCCTACTGAAATAAAGCTCTCAATGCAGAGTGCTATTGTATTCCTCTGCTAGCTGCAAGGGCTGTGCTCCAGGGAAGGGGTGGTCctgttgggtgggttaagggcAGTGCAATGCCCTGGGATGCTCTTTTCCAATGGGGGCAGAtcccagccctctggctgtggCTGCCAAATCATTGTTTTGTATTACCATTGCCTCTAGAAATCATGGAGCAGGAAGCAGCTGCAGGTAGGCATGTTTCTAGTAACCCTGAAAAGGCACAATCCAGATGTCAGTCGCTCCCTGGTTCGGGACTTGCAGGCGTCTCCCCTTGTGCATTTTGACTTCTAATTGGCCAACCCCTGGTGTGGCTCTTGCTGGCTGGTGGCCATGTGAATGTGTGCCACTCGAGATGCTGAGGGCCGTTGTTAGTGACTGGGATTCCACTGCACGCTGCGGCCATCCAGCACAAAACTTCAGCCGGACAAGTGGTGCAATTAGAGATGGGAAGGGGCCACTCAACCTGAGGGTACCATttcactggggggggaggggattgcaAATGGGTCTGGAACAATTacccttcccatattgctaaatagGGGAGGGAAACCAACTAGATCCAAGTACATGGGGTGGGGGATCCTTGCAGGGACATTATTAGAGGATTGCAGCCCTGCATTCTCAGGACAGGTCTGTTCTCTGCCCAGGGTGCTCTTGAGCAGTGTGGAGCCAAATATTCCTTTGTGGCAAAGaggaatctgaagtgctgttGGGGCTGGAAGGTAGCTGGGGGCTACCACATCTCATGGGCTGGAGGAAGACTGTTACAGACATTCTGCTTAGCACgttctccctgctgggcagagaggggaggagtGCCCAGGGCTCAGGGGCGTCTGTCTCAGCACAAAGGCTGAGGATCCACCAAAGGTACCAGACCCAAATGCATTGAGCTGGACCACCTACCCTGAGTGCCAGATCTCTGGCTAGATGCCCCTGTCTAAGGACTATGACCCTCCTAGCGGGATGAGCTCTGCTTAGGCAATTGGACAGAAGCTCAAGATGCTTCCTGAGATGTGGGATGGGGTCTCTGCCATGGCCACTGCTGAACAGGGCAGCCTTGCCAGGCAAATGTATCTGCACCAGCCTCTCTGCCATggaagagtgggaagggaactggaagcaggcagaagggggtctgggggtggagcatgggcagggccacccCAAGCTgattggggaggcacagcctcccccggcctatgatacctgctgcccatgcaggGCAATTACTGgttgatccatcccctatcgtcGTACAgagacccagagcatggggttgcatccctggctaTCATggcaatagccattgatggacctatcctccaggaacttatgtaagtttttaattttatttcttttatatcCAGTtaaacttttggccttcacaacatcctgttgcaatgagttccaccggttaactgtgttgtatgaagaagtacttcttatgttttaaacctgcctatttcatttggtgactctgggttcttgttatgtgaagggataaataacactgccttatttatttttttttctccacagcagtcatgattttatagacctctctcatatcccccccttagtcatctcttttccaagctgaactgtcccagtctctttaatctcccctcatatggaaactgCTCCAGACcccgatcatttttgttgctgttctctgtaccttttccaataggtcttttttgagatggggcgaccagatgtgcacatagtattcaaggcATAGGCGTACCTTGGATTTATAGTGTGGTGTTGTGATATTtactgtcctattatctatcccttccctAAGGGTTATGAACactcttagcttttttgactgctgctgcacattctgTCCTAGGGGACACACCCATAATCAAATCCACATCATGACAAGCATCATCCAGCACTCTGGTTGCCAGTTTCAGCCTAGGTTGCCATGGCCTGTGAACTCCCTCCTGGCCTCTCCCCAAGGCCAACCTAAAGACAggctggcagagatggtgggtgACTGGGCGCTTGCCCTGCTGTTAGAACAGTTCTATGGCTAAAGAACTCCAGTCTCCGGGGACAGCAGCTTGGTGGCTTTTGCTAGCACTAAACTCTGCAAGGAATGCAGACTGGCCCAGCATCCAAACCTGAAGGAAGTGAcatggctgcaggcaggggattgggatggaGAGGTGGGTGGCTGGGCTGAAAGGGAATACACACATGCGAGCACCTGGCTGGGATGGGACTGGAACAGAGCATATGTGAGCACAGCTGGGTTTAGCTCCCATGAGGTGGTGGAACCCAGGGTGGCTGCGTTCAGAGTTATGGTGAGATCTGCCCATCAGGCACTGTCCCTCCACTTGTGCTGGCTCCCTGCACAGGGGTCTCCAGCGGTGCAGGGCCTGGTGCTGATCCTTAACCCAGGGTGGAATGGCCCTGGTCTGCAGGAGGGGATGGCAAATCTCGAATGCCACTGAAATAGCCTGGGGAATGCCATGGACACCAAACCTGGCAGGCTGGTGATCCAACAACCTCTGCCAGCTGGCTCTGCCTGAGCTGTTCACAGGATCTGGTTCCAGAGGTGCTCTCCTCATTCCCTTCATGGGCTGGCACTTCACTGGCAATGGGGTGGCCCTCGGGTCCCAATTCAGGCTGTGCCGTGAGTACTGGCTCCCATGTGGGAATGCAGGCTGCAGGGCAGTCCATGGCATGGTGCTTGTCTGTGGTGGTCTCCCAGTGCCTCTAGCCGAGGGCAAGTCCGAGGGGCTGACAGGATCAGGGGAGGGGCACTGGGATCTGGCTCTTGTAGTAAGAACTCCTGTTTCTTTTCCAGGACCCAGAAGGAGATGAGCTCTCTGGTTTATCCCAGCCTGGGCATGAAGGACCGCAAAGCAGTGACCATCCTGCACTACCCTGGGGTGGGCATGAATGTCAGCAAGGCCAGCACAGGACCCCACATCACCAGTGCGGGCATGATGGCCCCCTCTGCGACCCCCCTGCCCTCAAAGCAGCCCTCCTTCACCCTGCCAACGGCCCCTCACCTGCTGGCCAGCATGCAGCTGCAGAAACTCAACAGCCAGTACCATGCCATGGGGGTCTCTGGGCACCCAGCGGAGGCTGGGTCcatccagagctggggctttggAGCCCAGCCCCTGGGCCAAGGGGCACTGGCTCCCCCTGCCGGCACCCACAGCCCTAGCATTATTGATTCCGATCCAGTGGATGAGGAGGTGCTGATGTCACTGGTGATAGAACTGGGCCTGGATAGAGCTAACGAGCtgccagagctgtggctgggcCAGAATGAGTTTGACTTTGCTGCAGATTTCCCTTCCAGTCGCTGATGCCAGACTGACCTTGACCACAGGCAACCCTGGCAGAGGACTTGAACTGGACAGCTGTCAAGGGCAGGCTGGCATGATGGACCTGCCCCTCCAGCCAACTGGGAGGCCTCTGGGCCTGGTTCCTACTGCAGCGGAGTCCCCCTCTGCAAGGCTGCACCCGTGCCATTCAGGACAGTTCAGTGAAGCTGGAGAAACTACAGCACAGCTGGTGCTCCATGGGGTGTGTTTTGGGCTGCGTGACCTAGTGCCTGGTGGGGTTGCACCTTGCTGTGGAGGGCTAGCATCTCCTGCTGGAGGTGGGATTTAGCCCCCAGGGCACCATTCCCCAAACTGGTGCTGGAGAAGGAGGCGGACTGGCAGGTGAATGTGGCAGGGCAGAAGCTGAAGACACAGGAATGTTGGCTCAAACAAAACATACACCCCTGCTGtggcctgggaaagggctgcccccAAAGGGGTCCCTCACAGCTCCCAGGGACCAGAGCTGTCTGCCATCCCTGCAGGGGGCCAGTGACTCACAGGGGAGACAGCTGGGGGCTAAGCACAGTACCTGGGGTGCTGGGACTGGGGGGAGACAAGGTCTGTTTTTGCAACAGCATGGGGCTGCTCCTGTGTGGCTTTTCAATAAAACCAGTGGAAGGAATCGGCCTGCTGGGGCCTGGCTCCTATCACCCCTTGTACTGATTTACAGTCATGCctggggttgccaactttctgattgcagaaaaccaaacatgcTTGTCCTGGGCCTTTCTCCAAGGCCTGACCCTGCTCACTCCTCGCCCATACCTCTGTCACTagctctctcccacccttgctcgctcactcattttcaccagactggggcagggggttagggtgagggctccagctgggggtgtgggctcaggagtggggccagggataaggagtttggggtgcagcagggggctacAGGCTGGGGCTAAGGGGcttggagtgtgggtgggggctctgggctgggggtgaggtctccagcccacacccccccccactgtagggtggagccagaaatgaggagttcagagtgtgggcaggaggttggggtgcaggaggggtcaggactcagggtgggggtgcaggctttcaggtagggctggtgatgaggggtttggggtacaggagggggctccaggctggggtggagTACAGTGGGGATGGCACACAGGCTGCTGGGGGCATGACCCATGGTTCTTAGCAGTGCAGTAAAGCTGAGCAACTCTGATTTTTCCCAGCCAATCACAGGGGAATGGTAGGAAGGCTGGACGGGTACATACCCTGGCTGCTACCATGTGGACAGGgccatgtagacacaccctgtCACTGCACTATTGCAGAAAACCAGTGTGGACATGATAGCTCACATGTTATTTTGCAGCATGGTTGCTCTTGCTCCACCTAGGCTAACATGAGAGGAGTGACTCAGGCACAGGTAGCTTGAGTTAGCTCTGCAGTGAAGAGGCATCCAAACGCAACTGCCCATGCTTTGTACATGTACCTGCCCCTTAGCACCAATCACCTCACTCTCTAGGCCCAGCCCTACAAATGCTGGGATGTAGGAGAAGCTGTTGAGGACACATTTCATGGTCTTGGCCCCACCCAGTGGCCACAAGGAAAACTGCATGAGCATGTCCATATGTGGCTAGTACACCCAGCAGGATGGCAGCAGTATCTCAGGGGGACGCTTGGTTAAATGGACAGACGAGCCTGGCAGTCTGAGCAGCACCTGTGCAGTGGCAGTGATGGGCCAGGCTTGGAGATATTACAGTGACCCAGCAGTCAGGGATCACAGATTGGGTagggagagggggcagcaggtgctggcaAAGAATGTGGGGATGAGGGGGTCAGTGCAATGGCCCTGGACTTGCCCTGGGTCCAAACCAGGCacctgtgaaatgagtttggcaaCCTGGGCTTAGACAAGAGCAGGTGCTCCCTTAGCAAATCCCCTGCACAGCTCCTGTGGGTGCCATTACTGGCTGTGGCTGCTATTAGCCATCAGTCTCTTGCCTAAACCTCCTCCCTCTCATCACCCTTAGGAGACTGTCTCCTCCCCAAAGCACTGTGGGAACTGGCTgaaagctgggctgggggggaggggctctagGGTGGAGCATCTTGCTGGAGCCAACCCCTCCCTCTTGGGAGGCCCTGGGAGATGGGTTGCTGCATCAATGGAGAACCAGCTTTGAGGAGCGGAAAGGGAGTGTGAGATCAGGGGTCCACTTCAGAACCGTAATGGGGTGCTGAGATCTGCAAGGCAGCCTGGGGGATTTGGACGTTTCAATAACTGGATGTTACGTGTCTAAAGCCCCTAGACTgcctgggaaatttcagcccccTTTTTTAGCACTTGAAGAGAGACTGGTACAATGGCCCCACACACTAGGGGTGCTGAAGATTTTAGAATTCAGCTTGTAAAATCCCAGCAGAAAGATGAGAAATGCCCCAAAAGGGACACCAGCAAGAGTAAAACCATATAAGTAATAACTGAAGTGCCTCCCCTGAGTTGTTCCCCCGCACTGGAGATGATTAAAATGGGAATATTTAGCACCTTAGATGTCAGAGTGCCATGCAAACAGGAGTGAATTCTTCCTCAGAAGGTCCCTGTAAAGTAGGTGAGTTTATCACCctgtgttacagatggggaaactgaggcacagtgaggagCAGCAACTTGTTGAAGGTCACACAGGACATAAGCAACAGTTAGGATTTGGGCCCGTCAGCTTCAAACTCTTAACTTAGTGCCCTGTCATTCTGCAAGTGCCTTAAACACCAAATGAGCTTCTGGTTGGTTTCTActgtttccttttttccctgcccTCAATGCTTTCTCTCTTCAGACCTCACTTTAACACCTCAAAGGGCGGACTGCAGAGCAATGGCTGCCTGCCCGGTCCTGCACTGTTGGTAGTTTtgtcactgacatcaacatgCTTCGGACTGGACGCATTGTGTAGTATCACGCCCAGCTTGGAGAGTGAAAGAAGCATGGTGTGTTTCATTTGGTTCTCATGTGCAAGGACAAGTGTGGGCCCTAGCCCAGAGCTCGAGGACTGCCCCTGATTTGTATCAAATAcagcaggttggccaccccagtGGCTCTCAAGGGCAGCTCTGTACTGAAGGGTAAGAGTGAACATGACAGCATGGGGCTCCCTGCTTACGGAGACTCCAGCTCCAATGTTCTTTCCGCAGCCAGCTCCGAGGCTCTGGCCGAGAGCTGGGGCTGTCTGGCTTGCAGGGGGACCAACTCTCACAATTTGCCCAGGAGTGTCACGCCAGTGGAGGTTTTGCCATAGGTGGTGGGCGGAAACATTctaggggctggggagggggatgagTAAAATGTAAAGCCAGCTGTGGGGATGTTATGGCACAGGCTGGCCACCTGAGTCCAAACCCGCCCAAGCCCTGTGCCTATGGTATGGAAGAAGCAGGAGACGCTAAACTCGCTAATGAAGGTGTCCGTCCTGGTACTCCTAGCTATGTGCGGGGCGTGAGATGCAGCCTGGCCCCTGGAGGCTGAGGAACTGCCCTGTTACCCACATGGGAAGGAGGGCTCTGCTCATGGAAGGCAGCTCTCTATGGGGGCAGGCAGAGCAACAAGGTTACCAGctttgtggggtggagggggtgtaCAGGTCCTGCTTTCTGGGCATGGGGTGTCAGGCCCTGCTctccggggtgtgtgtgtgtttctctcctGGCCCAGTGGAGAGCAGAGACCCTGGGTGGGGAGTGTTTGGCGAGTCACCgccccagcagtggctcctgtcccacagggctgggccctgctctggCCTGTGGGCTCTTGCCACTCGCAGATTCAGAGCCCACCACAGTGGCTTGTGCTATGCACATCCCCACACAGGTGGGGCCCTCCTGcaatgccctgccctgcccctttcctggACCTGGCACCACTGGACATGGCATTTTACCTGCTGAGCTGGGCATGGACATGGGATGGCTCAGAAAGTGACAAGACCGAGAGATTGAGGGGGGAGACTAAGCCCCCTTTAGCCCTAATCACTTGCTGCCCAAGTGTTTTACATAAAGCCACAGGCCCTGGAGTTTATGGGATTACATAAGACTCCACTTTAGAGAGGAGCCCAGCACTCCTGGGTGCTAAGACAAGTTTGAACAAGGGGACTTGAGCACACCCTCAAGGCACCCAGACCCCAAGTCATATATAAACTCACCTGATGATTTTTTAAGCCGATGATCATTTGCAGGGCCTGGCTCAGGATCTTTGgccgctggggctggggctgctgctcacATGCCATCACAACCACTGTAGTCAGACACCAGAGACTAACCCTGCCCTCTGTGCTACTCAGGTGCTTCTAATTGGGTTTAGGGGATAGCAAAGGAGCCCCTCTCTTGGGTCTAGAAACATATCAGAAGGCTGTAGGTGGGTaaggtggtggggggaagagggcagcatccctgccctgctctgcaatGGACAGCTCTACCCTCCTGCTTGTTACTATTTGTGGCTAGTGACTCtgatcagaaccccattgtgctaggtgctgcacatcTATAATAACCCTCCCCATCCCAAATAGGgatgccaactttctatttgcagaaaaccaaacaccattgccccatctcctgccctgaggccctgcccctgccccacaccttCTCTGGGGCCTtgaccccactcactccattccccccttcctccattGCTCGCTttgccccacccccgctcacactcattttcactgggctgggacagggatgtggaaggggtggagggctctggctgggggcgcAGGCTCCAGTGTGGGGCCAGAAGTGAGTGGttcagggtgaaggagggggctctgggagggagcttgggtgcaggatggggcagagggttggggcatgggagggggtgagggctctggctggggatgtgggctctggggtggtgccagggatgaggagtttggggtcccagcaggggctctgggctggggtcgaGGAGTTTGGTGTGCGGGAGGGgtctcaggctggggcagggggttggggcacaggagggggttcaggaagtgggctccaggcagcactgacctcaggtggctcccaggaagtgactggcatctccctctggctcctaggtggagacgCAGCCAGGaagctccgcgcgctgcccctgcctgcaggtgcCACATCTGCCACTCCCATTggtcgctgttcctggccaatgggagctgctgagctagCGCTCGGGGTGGGGACACCACGCGGagcccctgggcctgcccctatacctaggagccagagggagatgctggccacttcctggaAGCCACGCGGAGCCGGGCAGGCACCCTGCCCGCCCCCGCTGTGGGTGGCCAACCTGACTTTCAGTGGCCTGGTCAGtgatgctgaccagagctgccagagtccctttttgaccgggtgttccagtcaaaaaccgaatgcctggcaaccctaatcccaaagagtttacagctgCAGCCTATGGAGAGCTAACACAGGAGGGAGATGGGAAGGACAAGCCCCAGTTTCAGAATGCCAGCTGCCATCAGATACAGGCCTTAAGGGGCTTGAAGGGGGGCAGGGTATTTAATGGTTTTACAGATGGGCGCTTTGCTCTTGAGCAGAGGCTGGCAGCTCACCCCCTTTGGTGGGAGCCCCTCTAAGGACACCACCTGGCAGGCATGCAGAGCTCCGCACCTGTCAGTCCCAGGGCTCTTCTCTCAGGGGTTAGGATTTTAATGCTGTGCCCTGGGTGCTTCGTTGGCAGCAGAAGTTGGATCTGAGATTTCAGAGTCTGGGATCTCTAAGCAGGGTTTCTCCTGCCTGAGCTAAGAGCCTGCTCTGGGAGCTCAGAGGCTGTAGCAGATTCTGTgatccagccactagagggggacagagccaCACGGCGCTAGTGTGGGGTAAGTGTCTATCTCCCCATTGCGGGGAGCAACCATGAGGAGAAGGGACTGGCCCCAGATCACctagcaagtcagtagcagatttgggaatagaacccaggccagCTGTACGTGGTGCCCTATGCgtcaggcttcctgcctgccctcatGCCGGTCTCAC
Coding sequences within:
- the CITED1 gene encoding cbp/p300-interacting transactivator 1, coding for MSSLVYPSLGMKDRKAVTILHYPGVGMNVSKASTGPHITSAGMMAPSATPLPSKQPSFTLPTAPHLLASMQLQKLNSQYHAMGVSGHPAEAGSIQSWGFGAQPLGQGALAPPAGTHSPSIIDSDPVDEEVLMSLVIELGLDRANELPELWLGQNEFDFAADFPSSR